The following is a genomic window from Amycolatopsis sp. BJA-103.
AGGTACGCATCGCGGTGCGAGCCGCGGGTGTGAACCCCTTCGACTGGAGGGTTCGCGAGGGCCAGGTCCTGGGCGCACATCCGACAACGCTTCCCTCAGGGGTCGGGCTGGACGCCGCTGGAGTGGTCGACGAGGTCGGCGAGGGTGTCACGGATGCCGAGGTCGGCGACCGGGTGTTCGGCGAGGGCTTGAACACCTATGCCGAGTTCGCCGTGATGACGGTCTGGGCCAGGATGCCCGAGGGCCTGACGTTCGAAGAGGCGGCCGGATATCCCTCCGTGGCGGAGACCGCGCTGCGCCTCATCCGCGAAGTGGGGGTGCGATCCGGCGAGACGCTGCTGGTCAGCGGCGCGTCCGGCGGGGTCGGATCGGCGGTAGTGCAGATCGCCCGTGAACGCGGCATCACGGTGATCGGCACGGCCGGGGCCGCGAACCAGGATTACTTGCGCGGCCTGGGCGCCATCGCCACGACGTACGGCGAGGGATGGGCAGGACGGGTGCGAGAGCTCGGCCAGGTCGACGCGGCTCTCGACCTCGCGGGATCGGGCGTGATCCCCGAACTCGTCGAGCTCACCGGGGATCCGCTGAAGGTGCTCTCCATCGCCGATCTCGGCGCACCGGAGTTCGGTGTCCGGTTCTCCGGCGTCGCGGGCAGCGTGCCGGACGCGCTCGCCGAGGCCTCGGACCTCATTTCACGGGGCAAGCTCCATATCCCGGTCGAGAAGTCGTACACGCTCGCCGACGCCGCGACCGCGCATGTCGACAGCCATGCCGGTCACACCCGCGGACGCCGGGTCATCGTCATCTGAGCCTGTTTCAGGCGGGAAGGATCACGACGCCGTCGTCGTCGGAGTAGAGCGTGTCGCCGGGAGTGAAGGTCACTCCCCCGAAGCCGACAGGGACGTCGACGGCGCCGACTCCCGCCTTGGAACTCTTGCGCGGGTTGGTGCCGAGCGCCTTCACGCCGAGCGGGAGTCCGGCGAGTTCGGCGCTGTCGCGGACCGCGCCGTTGACGACCACGCCCGCCCAGCCGTTGTCCACGGCGGATTTCGCGATCATGTCGCCGGTGAGCGCGCTGTGCAGGGAGCCGCCGCCGTCGACGACCAGGACGTTGCCCTCGCCTGGGGTGTTCAGCAGCTTCTTGACCAGGCCGTTGTCCTCGTGACAGGAGACGGTCCGGATCGGGCCGGAGAACTTCCGGTGCCCGCCGAACTGGCGGAACTGGGTGTCGCAGACGCGCAGCCGGTCGCCGTGTTCGTCGACGAGGTCGGCGGTGGTGAAGGAATCGATCACGGCGACAGAGTGTAGGTGCCGTTCAACCGGTTTCGCGCCTGCACGATGAGATCCGCCACACGCCGGGCTTCCGGGATCGCCCGCAGTTCCAGCACCGGCGTCGCCCAAGCGCCGCGGTGTTCGTTCTCCCGGGCCTGCCACCGGTTCCATCGGCTTCCGAAGGTGATCGTGCCGAGGCCTGCCTCGATCAGGCCGACGAACGGGGTCTACCCCGCGAGCCCGCCTCCGATGACGATCAGGAAGACAATCGCCGCGGCGACCGCGATCATTTGCGCGTACTCGGGAAGCCATTTTCGCGGACGCCGCGGCGATCCTGCCCACAGCACTTCTTCGCCTTCTTGCAACGGATATGGCTGCATCGATCCCTCCCCAGGTTGTCATCGGGAGTACGTCCGTCACGTTGCCTCGGACGGGAACAACGTGCCCAGCACGTGGGTGAGGATCGCGCCGGGGTCGGCCGCCGGGGCGACCGTCTGACGCAGGGCGAGGCCGATCCCCAGTGCGCCCAGCATGACGACGGCCTGGTCCAGCGGTATCGCGGGTTCGAGGCGCAGGCGGCGGGAGTGCTCGGTCAGCAGGGCGACCACCTCGTCGTCGTGACGCCGCTGGATGGCGGCGACCTGAGTGGTGGTCTCCGGCTGCTGCGCCGTCGCGGCGAGCACCTCCGCGGCCGCGGCACTCCATTTCGCCGCGTCCTTGTCGGCTACGTCCGCGGGGTTCAGTGCCGCGAGCACCTCGTCGCGAGTGGTGGCACTGGCGAGAGCTTCCCGCAGCCCTCGGAGATGGCCGTCGGCACCGGCTTCGATGATCGCCAGCCACAGCCCTTCCTTGCCACCGAAATGCTTGTAGACGGCTCCGCGGGTGTAGCCGGCGTCGGTCGCGATCTCCTCGACCGTCGCCGCGAGGAAACCGCGCCGCAGGAAGACCTCTCGCCCGGCTTCCAGCAGGTGTCCGTGCGTGCGTTGCTGCTGCTCGGCCCGCGTCAGCCTGGACATCGTCTCTCTTTCAGTAACAGTACGTTTCTAGAAACACGACGTTACTGTATCGTCCGGTGCATGGAGTTCCTGGCACCCGTGGCCGCGTTCCTCAGCCTCCCGCTCTTCCTGGCCGGGTTCGCGTGGTACGCCGTGCGTGCCCGCCGATGCGGCGTGAGCCAGTCCCTGCTGGCGCCGATCGAGGAGATCTGGGATCCGATAGCGCACAAGACCAACATCGAGATCCAGATCGAGGCGGAACGCAGTCCGGAGACGCCGTCGCCCGGTGACCCACCCGAGATGCTCAGCCGGTTCAATATCCGACGGTGAAATGCCGGTCCTGGCCCGGATTCTCGAGTTCGTCCACGATCGCGATGGCGAAATCCTCCGCCGAGATCCGGGACGAGCCGTCAGCCGCGGTGAGGATGGTGGTCGCTCCACGCCGGTAGCCCCCGGTCCGGATCCCGGGCTCCAGCATCGCGGGCGGGCTGAGGTACACCCAGTCCCCCGCGTGCGCTTCGCAGGCTTGGAGCTGCGTCGTGCTCGCCGAGGCGATGGTCCGCCAGGCCACCGGCACGAACGCCGGGTCGTCGATGACGAGACCGCCGGAAGGCGAGCGCAGCGGTCCGGCACCGCCGACCACCAGGACGCGCGTACCCGCTGCGGCGTCGAGCAAGGCCGTGATGGTGGCGGCGACGGTGTCTTCCGCGCCGGGCGCGGGTCTCGTGGCGCCCACGATGGCGTCGGCTCCGGCGAGGACCGCGGTCATGTGGTCGACGTCGGTGGCGTCGCCTCGCACGACGTCGACGCCCGGGTGCGGGGGTTCAGCCGGGTCACCGCGGAAGACGGCGGTGACGTGGTGCCCGCGGGCGACGGCCTCGGTGACGACACGGGAGCCGGTCATGCCCGACGCTCCGACAACGGCGATCTTCATCGGACGATGCCTTCCTGCTTGGTCTTCGGGGTGATCTGGCCCGCGACGATCGAGGCCAGGGCGAGTGCGAAACCGACGAGCTGGATCAGGCCGAGCGACTGGCCGAGCAGTGCGGCGCCGAGCAGCGCGGCGACCATCGGCGAGAGCAGGCCGAGGACGGCGACCGAGGTGACCGGCAGGGACGTGATGCCGCGGAACCACAGGACGTACGCGAGCAGACCGCCGATCAGCCCGAGCCAGAGGTAGCCGAGGGCCGCGTTCAGGTCGATGGCGGGCGGCGCGCCTTCGAACAGGAAGGTCACCGGCACCAGGAACAGTCCGCCAGCGGTGAGCTGCCAGGAGGCGAACGCCGTCGGTCCGACGTCCGCCGGACGTCCCCACCGTTTGGTGAGGGTGACGCCGAGCGCCATGGTCGCGGCGCCGCCGAGTCCGGCGAGGACCCCGATGACGTCGAAACCGGCCGCCGGTCCGATCACGACCAGCCCGACGCCCACCATCCCGACGATTCCCCAGGCGAACCGCCACGCGGACGGGCTCTGCCGCAGCACGGCCACGGCGAGGATCGCGACGAGGAGCGGCTGGGCGGCGCCGAGGGTGGCCGCGACTCCTCCGGGCAGCCGTTCCGCGGCGACGAAAAGCAGGGGGAAGAACATCCCGATGTTGAGGACGCCGAGGACGGCGGCCTTCAGCCACCAGCCGCCACGCGGGAGGGTGCGGGTGATGGCCAGCGCGATCAGGCCCGCGGGGAGGGCGCGCATGAGCCCGGCGAACAGCGGATGTCCCGGCGGGAGCAGTTCGGTGGTGACGACATAGGTCGTACCCCAGACCATCGGGGCGAAGGCGGTCAGCGCGGTGCCGGTGAGCCCGGCGGTGCGCGGTGTGGTCGTCAGCGTTTTCACGCTTCTCAGCTTCGACGCTGCCGATCAATGAGTCCAACACATGTTTGTCACCTGATCAATCTTGATTCAAGATAGATCTATGGAGCTTCAGCAGATGCGGTACGTCGTGGCGGTGGCGGAGACGAACAGCTTCACTCGCGCCGCGGAACGATGCCTCGTCGTGCAGTCGGCGTTGAGTCACCAGATCGC
Proteins encoded in this region:
- a CDS encoding NADP-dependent oxidoreductase encodes the protein MKKVIFTEFGGPEVLQLVDAEDPHAGPGQVRIAVRAAGVNPFDWRVREGQVLGAHPTTLPSGVGLDAAGVVDEVGEGVTDAEVGDRVFGEGLNTYAEFAVMTVWARMPEGLTFEEAAGYPSVAETALRLIREVGVRSGETLLVSGASGGVGSAVVQIARERGITVIGTAGAANQDYLRGLGAIATTYGEGWAGRVRELGQVDAALDLAGSGVIPELVELTGDPLKVLSIADLGAPEFGVRFSGVAGSVPDALAEASDLISRGKLHIPVEKSYTLADAATAHVDSHAGHTRGRRVIVI
- the rraA gene encoding ribonuclease E activity regulator RraA codes for the protein MIDSFTTADLVDEHGDRLRVCDTQFRQFGGHRKFSGPIRTVSCHEDNGLVKKLLNTPGEGNVLVVDGGGSLHSALTGDMIAKSAVDNGWAGVVVNGAVRDSAELAGLPLGVKALGTNPRKSSKAGVGAVDVPVGFGGVTFTPGDTLYSDDDGVVILPA
- a CDS encoding TetR/AcrR family transcriptional regulator, producing MSRLTRAEQQQRTHGHLLEAGREVFLRRGFLAATVEEIATDAGYTRGAVYKHFGGKEGLWLAIIEAGADGHLRGLREALASATTRDEVLAALNPADVADKDAAKWSAAAAEVLAATAQQPETTTQVAAIQRRHDDEVVALLTEHSRRLRLEPAIPLDQAVVMLGALGIGLALRQTVAPAADPGAILTHVLGTLFPSEAT
- a CDS encoding NAD(P)-dependent oxidoreductase, whose translation is MKIAVVGASGMTGSRVVTEAVARGHHVTAVFRGDPAEPPHPGVDVVRGDATDVDHMTAVLAGADAIVGATRPAPGAEDTVAATITALLDAAAGTRVLVVGGAGPLRSPSGGLVIDDPAFVPVAWRTIASASTTQLQACEAHAGDWVYLSPPAMLEPGIRTGGYRRGATTILTAADGSSRISAEDFAIAIVDELENPGQDRHFTVGY
- a CDS encoding EamA family transporter, which translates into the protein MKTLTTTPRTAGLTGTALTAFAPMVWGTTYVVTTELLPPGHPLFAGLMRALPAGLIALAITRTLPRGGWWLKAAVLGVLNIGMFFPLLFVAAERLPGGVAATLGAAQPLLVAILAVAVLRQSPSAWRFAWGIVGMVGVGLVVIGPAAGFDVIGVLAGLGGAATMALGVTLTKRWGRPADVGPTAFASWQLTAGGLFLVPVTFLFEGAPPAIDLNAALGYLWLGLIGGLLAYVLWFRGITSLPVTSVAVLGLLSPMVAALLGAALLGQSLGLIQLVGFALALASIVAGQITPKTKQEGIVR